The Setaria italica strain Yugu1 chromosome IX, Setaria_italica_v2.0, whole genome shotgun sequence genome has a window encoding:
- the LOC101778124 gene encoding E3 ubiquitin-protein ligase SINAT3 — protein MMATAGYIDDSCSEVIDPPKTEVLDVTELAGDHIQHPPKPNVVVSSSVRELLECPVCLSAMYPPIHQCSNGHTLCSGCKPRVHNRCPTCRHELGNIRCLALEKVAASLELPCKYQTFGCSGIYPYYSKLKHESQCQYRPYSCPYAGSECTVAGDIPYLVNHLKDDHKVDMHNGCTFNHRYVKPNPHEVENATWMLTVFSCFGQYFCLHFEAFQLGMAPVYIAFLRFMGDDVEAKNYSYSLEVGGTGRKMIWQGVPRSIRDSHRKVRDSYDGLIIQRNMALFFSGGDRKELKLRVTGRIWKEQ, from the exons ATGATGGCTACAGCTGGTTATATTGATGATTCCTGTTCTGAGGTTATTGATCCCCCAAAGACTGAGGTACTAGACGTTACGGAACTCGCTGGCGACCATATTCAGCATCCACCAAAACCGAATGTGGTGGTGTCTAGCAGTGTGCGTGAACTTCTGGAATGTCCAGTCTGCTTGAGTGCCATGTATCCTCCTATTCATCAG TGCTCCAATGGTCATACATTGTGCTCTGGATGCAAACCAAGGGTTCATAATCGCTGTCCAACATGTAGGCATGAATTGGGTAACATAAGATGCCTTGCTCTCGAGAAGGTGGCTGCATCTCTTGAACTTCCATGCAAGTACCAGACCTTTGGGTGCTCAGGCATATATCCTTACTACAGCAAACTGAAGCATGAGTCACAGTGCCAATATAGGCCCTATAGTTGTCCATATGCTGGATCTGAATGCACGGTTGCTGGTGACATTCCATACTTGGTAAATCACTTGAAAGATGACCACAAAGTTGACATGCACAATGGCTGCACCTTCAACCATCGTTATGTCAAGCCAAACCCTCATGAAGTTGAAAATGCCACCTGGATGCTTACG GTGTTTAGCTGCTTTGGCCAATACTTCTGCTTACACTTTGAAGCCTTTCAGCTGGGCATGGCACCTGTCTACATTGCCTTCCTGAGGTTCATGGGAGACGACGTGGAAGCGAAGAACTACAGCTACAGCCTGGAGGTGGGAGGCACTGGGCGCAAGATGATCTGGCAAGGAGTGCCCCGTAGCATCAGAGACAGCCATCGGAAGGTCCGTGACAGCTATGATGGGCTGATCATCCAGCGGAACATGGCCCTGTTTTTCTCAGGCGGTGACAGGAAGGAGCTCAAGCTGCGGGTCACCGGGAGAATCTGGAAGGAGCAGTAG
- the LOC101780672 gene encoding uncharacterized protein At5g39865 — MDDVSGGAPGACSKNKKSRHLARSLTYHHPYQGRHLPPTPPSPAPNPQRPQSVVLYTTSLRGVRRTFADCCAVRAALRGLRVAVDERDVSMDAALRRELQGILAARGRGFSLPQLLVGGVLVGGADEVRHLHESGELRRVLEGAPGQDPAFVCGACGGFRFVPCNACDGSRKVFVEAEGRARRCIECNENGLVRCPNCCS; from the coding sequence ATGGACGACGTCAGCGGCGGCGCACCGGGGGCGTGCTCCAAGAACAAGAAGTCGCGGCACCTGGCCCGGTCGCTCACCTACCACCACCCGTACCAGGGGCGCCACCTGCCGccaacgccgccgtcgccggcgcccaaCCCGCAGCGCCCGCAGTCAGTGGTCCTCTACACGACGTCGCTCCGCGGCGTGCGCCGCACGTTCGCGGACTGCTGCGCGGTGCGCGCCGCTCTGCGGGGGCtccgcgtcgccgtcgacgagcgCGACGTCTCCATGGACGCCGCGCTCCGGCGGGAGCTCCAGGGGATCCTCGCCGCGCGGGGCCGCGGCTTCTCGCTCCCGCAGCTCCTCGTCGGGGgcgtgctcgtcggcggcgccgacgaggtccGCCACCTGCACGAGtccggcgagctccgccgcgtcCTCGAGGGCGCACCCGGCCAGGACCCGGCCTTCGTCTGCGGCGCCTGCGGGGGCTTCCGGTTTGTGCCCTGCAACGCCTGCGACGGCTCCCGCAAGGTGTtcgtggaggcggaggggcgcgcCCGCCGCTGCATCGAGTGCAACGAGAATGGCTTGGTACGCTGCCCCAATTGCTGTTCTTGA